A genomic window from Nitrospirota bacterium includes:
- a CDS encoding histidine--tRNA ligase, which produces MSQIRGIKGVKDVLPDESAAWQYLQQKARDIFHTFGYSEIIIPIIEFTELFARSIGETTDIVEKEMYTFDDRDGRKITLRPEGTASVVRSYIEHNLRDSAPFSKLYYIGPMFRRERPQAGRFRQFYQIGAEVFGIGHYRIEAEVLHMQTLLFGSLNITGVELQVNSIGCPQCRPAFREALRTFFLDKKSELCENCQRRFDVNPLRILDCKSSHCHALAEKAPKTVDHLCSDCLSHFNGVQESLKAAGVAFINNPRLVRGLDYYTRTAFEFVGGALGAQNAVAAGGRYDNLVEELGGPPTPAVGFSIGVERLFSLFDNSSVTKNFPIVFIAALGDAAQKEAFSIINLLHKEGISAVMDYNGGSLKSQMRRADKLKSARVIIIGEDELSKGSVILRDMQDNKQEEVPVTEIISRLKT; this is translated from the coding sequence TACTGCCTGATGAATCCGCGGCGTGGCAGTACCTGCAACAAAAGGCCCGTGACATATTTCACACTTTTGGCTATTCAGAAATCATTATTCCCATTATAGAATTTACAGAACTGTTCGCAAGAAGCATCGGCGAAACCACTGACATTGTGGAAAAGGAGATGTATACCTTTGACGACAGGGATGGCAGAAAGATTACCCTGAGACCTGAGGGTACTGCTTCTGTGGTTCGATCATATATAGAACATAATCTTCGTGATTCGGCTCCATTTTCAAAACTATACTACATAGGACCAATGTTCCGGCGGGAAAGGCCTCAGGCCGGCCGCTTCAGGCAGTTCTACCAGATAGGCGCAGAGGTCTTCGGCATAGGACATTACAGGATAGAGGCGGAAGTCCTTCATATGCAGACCCTGTTGTTCGGCTCACTTAATATAACGGGTGTCGAGCTGCAGGTTAATAGCATTGGCTGCCCGCAATGCAGGCCGGCATTCAGGGAAGCGCTTCGCACATTTTTTCTTGATAAAAAATCTGAATTGTGTGAAAACTGTCAGCGGAGGTTTGATGTAAATCCCCTGAGGATTCTCGACTGTAAGTCCTCGCACTGTCATGCACTAGCTGAGAAAGCCCCTAAAACAGTTGATCACCTTTGCAGTGATTGTCTGTCTCATTTCAACGGTGTTCAGGAGTCGCTCAAAGCCGCCGGTGTCGCTTTCATCAACAATCCGAGGCTTGTCCGCGGACTTGATTACTATACCAGAACAGCCTTTGAGTTCGTGGGAGGGGCGCTTGGAGCTCAGAACGCAGTTGCCGCCGGAGGCAGATATGACAACCTCGTGGAAGAACTCGGCGGACCGCCCACACCGGCCGTAGGTTTTTCTATTGGCGTAGAGAGATTGTTCTCTCTGTTTGACAACAGTTCTGTCACCAAGAATTTCCCTATAGTCTTTATTGCGGCACTGGGTGATGCTGCACAGAAGGAGGCATTCTCGATAATAAACCTCCTTCACAAAGAGGGGATATCCGCTGTCATGGACTACAACGGCGGGAGTCTCAAGAGTCAGATGCGAAGGGCTGACAAACTAAAATCAGCGAGGGTCATTATTATTGGAGAAGATGAACTGTCCAAGGGTTCAGTCATCCTCAGGGACATGCAGGACAATAAACAGGAGGAAGTGCCGGTCACAGAAATTATCAGCAGATTAAAAACTTAA
- a CDS encoding integration host factor subunit beta has product MTKTDLIEKVSLHTDGLTKKQTEIIVNMLFDSIKEALAGGDKIEIRGFGSFRIRQRRTREGRNPKTGQNVFVPEKRVPFFKAGKELKELVDGRAEA; this is encoded by the coding sequence ATGACCAAGACAGACCTTATCGAGAAAGTATCGCTGCATACAGATGGACTAACAAAGAAGCAGACAGAGATTATAGTTAATATGCTCTTTGACAGCATCAAGGAGGCTTTGGCAGGCGGCGATAAGATAGAGATCAGGGGATTTGGCAGCTTCAGGATAAGGCAGCGGCGTACGCGTGAAGGGCGCAATCCTAAAACAGGACAGAACGTCTTTGTCCCTGAGAAGAGGGTCCCGTTCTTTAAAGCCGGCAAGGAATTGAAGGAGCTTGTAGACGGCAGGGCAGAGGCCTGA
- the sppA gene encoding signal peptide peptidase SppA encodes MRKKHPILLIFLSLSAVSLFIFVAAYTITVGLGDFPIAVGEKIAVVKIEGVLLDSKDIIEELREHRENSSVKAILLRIDSPGGAVAPSQEIYAEVLKIRDEGKKKIVTSMGSVAASGGYYIASASDKIVANPGSVTGSIGVILELANVSGLMKKVGVESVVIKSGKFKDVGSLFRTMTPDERDLLQGVIDDTYDQFIEAVSAGRGISKEDLIPIADGRVFTGRQAKKLGLVDELGSMQDAIKITADLAGIKGEPHIIEKKKKISLFERFLKNSTLAGFIDNGKKIAAGDGTFSMKYMLAY; translated from the coding sequence ATGAGGAAAAAACACCCTATACTGTTAATTTTCCTGTCATTATCCGCCGTATCCCTTTTTATATTTGTAGCAGCATACACCATTACTGTAGGATTAGGAGATTTTCCTATTGCCGTAGGGGAGAAGATTGCTGTTGTAAAGATAGAGGGCGTGCTTCTTGATTCCAAAGATATTATTGAAGAGCTCCGGGAGCACAGGGAAAACAGCTCAGTGAAGGCTATTTTATTGAGGATAGACAGCCCTGGAGGGGCTGTAGCGCCATCGCAGGAGATATATGCAGAGGTTCTCAAGATAAGGGATGAAGGGAAGAAGAAGATTGTAACGTCTATGGGGAGCGTGGCGGCATCAGGCGGTTATTACATAGCAAGCGCATCGGATAAGATAGTGGCAAATCCTGGTTCTGTAACAGGGAGTATTGGTGTCATACTTGAACTTGCAAATGTCAGCGGACTCATGAAAAAGGTGGGCGTTGAGAGCGTAGTCATAAAGAGCGGAAAGTTTAAAGATGTAGGTTCATTATTCCGTACAATGACACCGGATGAGCGGGACCTGCTCCAGGGTGTTATTGACGACACATATGACCAGTTTATAGAGGCTGTGTCAGCCGGTCGCGGGATCAGTAAGGAAGACCTGATACCTATTGCAGATGGGAGGGTATTCACAGGCAGGCAGGCTAAAAAACTGGGCCTCGTTGATGAACTCGGAAGCATGCAGGATGCTATAAAGATAACGGCTGATTTGGCAGGAATTAAGGGAGAGCCTCACATAATTGAAAAGAAGAAGAAAATTAGTTTGTTTGAACGCTTTCTCAAAAACAGTACTCTTGCAGGATTTATTGACAATGGAAAGAAGATTGCAGCAGGCGACGGGACATTCAGCATGAAATACATGCTTGCATATTAG
- a CDS encoding 30S ribosomal protein S1, protein MNNITSVNDMQKLYDQTFQGIEEGSIITGEVIAIRQECVLVDVGYKSEGTLPVSEFTPRELQNLKIGDSIAVYIQEREDAEGNISLSKEKADRRKIWEKIDLLFKEGKSIDGKIVGKVKGGLSVDIGIKAFLPGSQIDVRPIKDLDRLVGQTGPVKIIKVDQKRGNIVVSRRALIEEQVEKIRERTLEAMEEGKLIDGFVKNITDYGVFVDLGGVDGLLHITDISWGRIGHPSEVFKVGDKVSVKVLKYDPDTGRISLGYKQKTLDPWLTVEERYPVGSKVQGRVVSLADYGAFVLVEDGVEGLIHVSDLSWAGDIKHPSKVVSPGDTVNAAVLSIDKQNRKISLGLKQLEANPWSLVENRYTPGTVIEGKVRNLTEFGAFVGLEDGIDGLIHISDMSWLKHIKHPSEVVKKGQKIQAVVVKVDKEKQRISLSLKQMTEDPWIKEIPEKYAVGSTVDCRIVKIADFGIFVELAEGVEGLIHVSESGVEPPVRAEDVMKTGDEVRARVTKIDTAEKKIALSIKEYKKDLERAEIAEYMENQDKGGITLGEAARKINSD, encoded by the coding sequence ATGAATAATATTACGTCTGTAAACGATATGCAGAAGCTGTATGACCAGACATTTCAGGGGATAGAGGAGGGGAGCATCATAACCGGCGAGGTTATTGCCATCAGGCAGGAATGTGTACTGGTAGATGTAGGCTATAAATCGGAAGGGACACTGCCTGTCTCAGAGTTTACACCAAGGGAGCTGCAAAATTTAAAGATCGGAGACAGTATAGCTGTTTATATCCAGGAACGGGAGGACGCCGAGGGGAACATCAGCCTTTCCAAGGAGAAGGCAGACAGACGGAAGATTTGGGAAAAGATAGATCTGCTGTTCAAAGAGGGCAAGTCTATAGATGGCAAGATTGTCGGCAAGGTAAAGGGTGGGTTAAGCGTTGACATCGGCATAAAGGCCTTTCTGCCTGGTTCTCAGATAGATGTCCGCCCCATAAAAGACCTGGACAGGCTTGTGGGCCAGACGGGTCCGGTTAAGATCATTAAAGTAGATCAGAAGAGAGGGAATATTGTTGTATCAAGGCGCGCCCTTATTGAAGAGCAGGTTGAGAAGATCCGCGAGCGCACCCTCGAGGCCATGGAAGAGGGTAAGCTTATTGATGGATTTGTAAAGAACATCACCGATTATGGAGTTTTTGTTGATCTGGGCGGTGTAGACGGATTGCTCCATATTACAGACATTTCATGGGGCCGGATCGGACATCCTTCAGAGGTATTTAAAGTCGGGGACAAGGTCTCTGTAAAGGTATTAAAATATGATCCGGATACAGGCAGGATTTCGCTTGGCTACAAGCAGAAGACACTTGATCCATGGCTTACTGTTGAAGAGAGGTATCCTGTTGGGAGTAAGGTGCAGGGCAGGGTCGTAAGTCTTGCAGACTATGGCGCCTTTGTATTGGTTGAAGATGGGGTTGAGGGTCTGATACATGTATCAGACCTGTCATGGGCAGGAGACATCAAGCATCCGTCAAAGGTCGTTTCTCCCGGAGATACTGTCAATGCAGCAGTCCTCAGTATAGATAAACAGAACAGGAAGATCTCCCTGGGGCTTAAACAATTGGAGGCAAACCCGTGGAGCCTTGTTGAGAACAGGTATACCCCGGGGACTGTAATAGAAGGCAAGGTCAGGAACCTTACTGAATTCGGGGCCTTTGTAGGACTGGAAGACGGCATAGACGGACTTATCCACATATCAGACATGTCATGGTTGAAACATATAAAGCACCCCTCTGAGGTAGTTAAAAAAGGTCAAAAGATTCAGGCTGTAGTTGTCAAGGTTGATAAGGAGAAACAACGTATATCTCTGAGCCTCAAACAGATGACCGAGGACCCGTGGATAAAAGAGATTCCTGAAAAATATGCTGTTGGAAGTACTGTTGACTGCAGGATAGTAAAAATTGCTGACTTCGGCATTTTTGTTGAGCTGGCAGAGGGGGTAGAGGGGCTTATCCATGTAAGTGAATCAGGTGTTGAGCCTCCTGTAAGGGCCGAGGACGTGATGAAGACAGGAGATGAGGTCCGGGCCAGGGTTACGAAGATTGATACTGCCGAAAAAAAGATTGCACTTTCCATTAAGGAATACAAGAAAGACCTTGAGAGGGCAGAGATAGCTGAGTATATGGAGAATCAGGACAAAGGTGGAATTACATTAGGTGAAGCTGCCCGGAAGATTAACTCTGATTAA
- a CDS encoding 1-acyl-sn-glycerol-3-phosphate acyltransferase translates to MAAHILNFITRFIISFFARFIFRLRISGAENIPVSGGVIVASNHLSYLDIPLMGYSLKRPAYFIGKKELFTLPFVGAFLRALGGIPIDRERPGRTAIRNIMKRLNSGAIVVIYPEGTRSPDGRLQAGKPGVGFIVRMSGKQVIPAAITGTDKAMHSGSWFIRPHPVTIRFGNPLDFSKKLLSRSDRDRVRAGLLTDQKQGTDAIITNTIMHDIAALLEQK, encoded by the coding sequence ATGGCCGCCCACATACTTAATTTTATTACCAGATTCATTATTTCTTTCTTTGCGCGATTTATCTTCAGGCTTCGGATATCAGGCGCTGAGAATATCCCGGTATCAGGTGGAGTCATCGTTGCCTCAAATCACCTGAGCTACCTCGATATACCGCTTATGGGATACAGCCTTAAGCGTCCTGCATATTTTATTGGCAAGAAGGAGCTGTTTACCCTTCCTTTTGTCGGTGCCTTTCTTCGGGCTTTAGGAGGCATACCTATAGACAGAGAAAGGCCTGGCAGGACTGCTATCCGGAATATCATGAAGAGGCTGAATTCCGGTGCTATAGTGGTGATATACCCCGAAGGTACAAGAAGTCCTGACGGCAGATTGCAGGCAGGAAAACCGGGTGTAGGTTTCATTGTCAGGATGAGCGGTAAGCAGGTTATTCCTGCTGCAATAACAGGCACTGACAAGGCCATGCATTCCGGAAGCTGGTTCATCAGACCGCATCCTGTGACGATCCGTTTCGGCAACCCCCTTGACTTCAGCAAAAAGCTGCTCTCCCGAAGCGATAGGGATCGGGTGAGGGCGGGGTTACTGACGGATCAAAAGCAGGGTACAGATGCCATTATAACCAATACGATCATGCACGATATCGCCGCCCTGCTTGAACAGAAATAG
- a CDS encoding (d)CMP kinase, which yields MNIITIDGPVGAGKSTVAKMLAKKLGYAFLDTGAMYRAIGWKAYVNGIEPNDANLETLCTHTRLEVKLVSNIQRIIVDGEDISEELRTPEMSRMASVVSAYGPVRRYLVKIQRDTGLIWAGQYGGVVVEGRDMGTVVFPDAVFKFYLDADISERGRRRWKELKDKGMEADLDVTIRGIEERDSHDRGRSIDPLKKADDAIFIDTTSLDLEKVVEKISAQITGVAK from the coding sequence ATGAATATAATCACAATAGACGGCCCGGTTGGTGCAGGCAAGAGTACTGTTGCAAAGATGCTTGCCAAAAAGCTTGGCTATGCCTTCCTTGACACAGGTGCCATGTACAGGGCGATAGGCTGGAAGGCATACGTTAATGGTATAGAGCCGAATGATGCAAACCTTGAGACGCTCTGTACCCATACGAGACTCGAAGTAAAGCTTGTATCAAATATCCAGAGAATCATTGTTGATGGTGAGGACATCAGTGAAGAGCTAAGGACACCTGAGATGAGCAGAATGGCATCCGTAGTGTCGGCTTATGGACCTGTCCGCAGGTATCTTGTGAAAATACAGAGAGACACAGGATTAATATGGGCCGGGCAATATGGCGGGGTAGTTGTTGAGGGAAGGGACATGGGGACAGTCGTATTCCCGGATGCCGTTTTCAAATTCTACCTTGACGCAGATATATCAGAACGGGGAAGGCGGAGATGGAAGGAACTGAAGGATAAGGGTATGGAAGCAGACCTTGATGTGACCATCAGGGGGATCGAAGAGAGGGATTCCCATGACAGGGGCAGGAGCATAGACCCGCTGAAGAAGGCCGATGATGCCATATTTATAGATACCACATCCCTTGACCTGGAAAAGGTTGTAGAAAAAATATCGGCTCAGATTACAGGGGTAGCAAAATAA
- the aroA gene encoding 3-phosphoshikimate 1-carboxyvinyltransferase has product MIVRPVKGLSGDIQIQGDKSVSHRSIILGSIAKGVTTVTNYLPSDDCRATMNAFRAMGISIEDIHESSLRIEGKNLYGLTEPADVMDMGNSGTSARLLCGLLSGQNFFSVMTGDSSLRSRPMKRVAVPLRSMGANILGRRDGDLMPLAIKGGELQGIRHKLPVASAQVKSALLLAGLYARGKTSVEEIRGSRDHTERMLGCFGVNLETQGNVLAIDGGQKLTGCDIHVPGDISSAAFFMVGASIVNNSGVVIREVGLNPTRTGIIDVLRNMGALIEITDIRDSGGEPVGDVRVTSAPLKGIEISGEIIPRLVDELPVICIAAAVADGGTIIRDAAELRVKESDRISVMAECLASMGVEVETFADGMRINGKRKLKGAVCNSHGDHRIAMSMAIAGLVAEGEVVIQDTDCIKTSFPRFEEMLHLLSVR; this is encoded by the coding sequence ATGATAGTCAGGCCGGTTAAGGGGCTCAGCGGCGATATTCAGATCCAGGGTGATAAGTCTGTTTCACACAGGTCCATCATACTTGGTTCAATAGCAAAGGGTGTTACAACCGTTACAAATTACCTTCCCTCTGATGACTGCAGGGCAACGATGAATGCCTTCAGGGCTATGGGGATTTCCATTGAGGACATTCATGAAAGTTCGTTGCGCATAGAGGGTAAAAACCTTTATGGACTGACTGAACCTGCTGATGTCATGGACATGGGAAACTCAGGTACAAGCGCAAGGCTTCTCTGCGGTCTCCTGTCCGGCCAGAATTTCTTTTCAGTCATGACAGGTGACAGCTCTCTCAGGAGTCGCCCCATGAAGAGGGTAGCAGTCCCATTGAGGAGTATGGGCGCAAACATCCTTGGAAGACGGGACGGAGACCTTATGCCCCTTGCCATTAAGGGGGGTGAGCTGCAGGGTATCCGTCATAAACTGCCTGTTGCAAGCGCCCAGGTGAAGTCTGCATTACTCCTTGCAGGATTGTATGCACGGGGAAAGACATCAGTGGAGGAGATTCGAGGGTCAAGGGATCACACTGAACGGATGCTTGGATGCTTCGGGGTAAATCTTGAGACACAGGGCAATGTGCTTGCAATAGACGGGGGGCAGAAACTTACGGGTTGTGATATACATGTGCCGGGTGACATTTCATCTGCAGCCTTTTTTATGGTTGGTGCATCCATTGTAAATAACTCCGGAGTAGTAATCAGGGAGGTCGGACTGAATCCTACAAGGACGGGGATAATTGACGTGCTGAGGAATATGGGTGCATTAATTGAGATAACAGACATCAGGGATTCCGGCGGAGAACCGGTAGGTGATGTGCGTGTCACATCAGCGCCATTGAAGGGTATTGAGATAAGCGGTGAGATTATACCGAGGCTTGTTGACGAGCTTCCTGTTATATGTATAGCGGCGGCCGTTGCCGATGGTGGAACCATAATAAGAGATGCAGCAGAGCTTCGGGTTAAGGAGAGTGACAGGATTTCAGTGATGGCTGAATGCCTTGCCTCAATGGGTGTTGAGGTGGAAACATTTGCTGACGGCATGAGGATTAATGGGAAGAGAAAGCTGAAAGGTGCGGTGTGCAACAGCCATGGCGACCATCGCATAGCTATGTCTATGGCAATAGCCGGACTTGTGGCAGAAGGCGAAGTGGTCATACAGGACACTGATTGCATTAAGACATCATTCCCCAGGTTTGAAGAAATGCTTCATCTGTTAAGTGTCAGGTAA
- a CDS encoding prephenate dehydrogenase/arogenate dehydrogenase family protein, producing the protein MIPLPHFRRMVIIGVGLIGGSLALACREKGIVSEVIGVGRSEQNLKDAVALKAIDSYTFRVEDAVKGADIVILATPVRSLIRLSREIAPHLSPGAIVTDAGSVKGPLTEIENILPLGTHFVAGHPIAGKEKSGVKAAFPQLFQDAKCILTPTAKTDPDAVNTVQAMWEAAGARVQRMDPWQHDRIFAAVSHLPHVVAFALVNTLLDLEKESAGIISYSAGGFRDFTRIAASHPEMWRDICLMNRENVLEMLDRYEKSIARLKSMIRNDDADGLHSEFERARQVREKL; encoded by the coding sequence ATGATTCCCCTTCCCCATTTCCGGCGGATGGTCATTATTGGAGTGGGCCTGATAGGCGGTTCCCTCGCCCTTGCCTGCAGGGAAAAGGGGATAGTATCAGAGGTGATCGGGGTTGGCAGGAGTGAGCAGAACCTGAAGGATGCCGTAGCACTGAAGGCTATTGACAGTTATACCTTCAGGGTTGAGGATGCAGTAAAGGGAGCAGACATTGTTATACTTGCCACGCCTGTCAGGAGTCTGATCAGATTATCACGTGAGATTGCCCCGCACCTTTCCCCCGGCGCTATCGTAACAGATGCTGGCAGTGTTAAAGGTCCTCTTACAGAAATAGAAAATATTCTGCCGCTGGGCACACATTTTGTTGCAGGACACCCGATTGCCGGCAAGGAAAAATCGGGTGTTAAGGCCGCATTTCCACAGCTATTTCAGGATGCAAAGTGTATACTGACGCCCACGGCAAAGACCGATCCTGATGCCGTAAATACAGTCCAGGCTATGTGGGAGGCAGCCGGGGCCAGGGTACAGAGGATGGACCCATGGCAGCATGACCGGATTTTTGCTGCTGTCAGCCATCTCCCCCATGTTGTTGCATTTGCCCTTGTCAATACGCTCCTTGATCTTGAGAAGGAGTCGGCCGGGATAATCTCATATTCTGCCGGCGGTTTCAGGGATTTTACCCGCATTGCTGCAAGCCATCCCGAGATGTGGCGTGATATATGCCTCATGAACAGGGAAAATGTCCTTGAAATGCTCGACAGGTATGAAAAGAGTATAGCCAGGTTAAAATCTATGATTCGAAATGATGATGCGGATGGATTGCACAGCGAGTTCGAAAGGGCGAGGCAGGTGAGGGAAAAGCTTTAG
- the aroF gene encoding 3-deoxy-7-phosphoheptulonate synthase produces the protein MIIVLRPDATDEQIAHVKERLEALGLAVHASKGKERTVLGAIGDERLLMDQPIGAIPGVEKVVPILKPYKLASREFHAEDTVIDINGAVIGDKKIQLIAGPCAVENREMLIGIAKEIKDQGGMFIRGGAFKPRTSPYTFQGLGLEGLKYLAEAREKTGLRVVTELMDPRDLEMVNEYTDVIQIGARNMQNFRLLQEVGNYDKPVILKRGLSATIKEFLMSAEYIMSRGNHKVILCERGIRTFETATRNTLDLSAVPVLKQLTHLPVIVDPSHGVGKWDLVTPMARAAVAAGADGILVEIHPNPENALSDGEQSLKMSVFKEMMRQVRLIAQAVGREI, from the coding sequence ATGATTATAGTATTGCGTCCTGATGCAACTGACGAGCAGATTGCTCATGTTAAGGAAAGACTTGAGGCCCTTGGCCTTGCGGTTCATGCCTCAAAGGGCAAGGAGCGCACAGTTCTCGGAGCTATAGGAGACGAGCGTTTGCTCATGGATCAGCCTATCGGAGCCATCCCTGGTGTGGAAAAGGTTGTCCCGATATTAAAGCCATACAAACTTGCGAGCAGGGAGTTCCATGCTGAGGACACGGTTATTGACATCAACGGAGCTGTGATTGGAGATAAGAAGATACAGCTTATTGCCGGTCCCTGTGCTGTAGAAAACAGGGAGATGCTGATCGGGATTGCCAAAGAGATCAAAGACCAGGGTGGAATGTTTATAAGAGGCGGCGCATTCAAGCCGCGTACATCCCCTTACACTTTCCAGGGACTTGGGCTCGAAGGCCTTAAATACCTTGCTGAGGCTCGTGAGAAAACCGGACTCCGGGTGGTGACAGAGCTTATGGATCCGCGTGATTTGGAGATGGTGAATGAATATACAGATGTTATTCAGATAGGCGCCAGAAACATGCAGAACTTCAGGCTGCTGCAGGAGGTCGGCAACTATGACAAGCCCGTGATACTGAAGCGAGGCCTGTCTGCAACAATAAAAGAGTTTCTGATGTCCGCAGAGTATATTATGTCGAGGGGTAATCACAAGGTTATACTATGTGAGCGCGGGATTCGTACCTTTGAGACTGCTACCAGAAACACCCTTGACCTGAGCGCAGTCCCTGTTCTTAAACAATTGACACACCTGCCGGTAATCGTTGACCCGAGCCATGGCGTCGGGAAATGGGACCTGGTAACCCCTATGGCGCGTGCTGCCGTAGCAGCAGGAGCTGACGGTATTCTGGTCGAGATACATCCTAATCCTGAGAATGCCCTTTCTGATGGTGAGCAGTCCCTTAAGATGTCGGTCTTTAAAGAGATGATGAGGCAAGTCAGGTTGATAGCCCAGGCGGTTGGCAGGGAGATATGA
- a CDS encoding histidinol-phosphate transaminase yields the protein MLKYVSDNIKNLVPYQPGKPIEELERELGIKGVIKLASNENPLGASRKAIEAIKVYIDKKVNRYPDGGGFYLRRALAEKWGISQESVILGNGSNEIIELLIRTLVSPGDNAVTSENTFSVYRLIMTAANGAIITVPMKDERFDLKSMAGKINSRTRLVFIANPNNPTGTMSTAQEVRDFMKEVPQDVMVVFDEAYAEYVTSDQYPDSLGYLRDGRNVTILRTFSKIYGLAGLRIGYGLTTVEMADMMNRVRQPFNTNALAQVAALAALEDERHVEESRRINGEGKEYLYKEFESMGIRYIPTEANFIYFRADDGRAIFDAMLKEGIIIRHMGGRDLRVTIGLPEENRKFTAALRKVLGII from the coding sequence ATGCTTAAATACGTAAGTGACAATATAAAGAATCTTGTGCCGTACCAGCCGGGCAAGCCAATTGAGGAGCTTGAGAGAGAACTCGGGATAAAGGGGGTCATCAAGCTTGCATCAAACGAGAATCCGCTTGGTGCGTCCCGAAAAGCAATCGAGGCTATAAAGGTATATATTGATAAAAAGGTTAACCGCTACCCGGACGGTGGAGGTTTCTACCTCAGGCGGGCGCTTGCAGAAAAATGGGGTATCTCTCAGGAGTCTGTAATCCTCGGCAATGGATCTAACGAGATCATAGAACTCCTGATCAGGACCCTTGTATCTCCGGGTGACAATGCCGTTACATCGGAGAATACCTTTTCTGTTTACAGGCTTATTATGACAGCGGCAAACGGAGCGATAATTACAGTGCCGATGAAGGATGAAAGGTTTGACCTGAAGTCAATGGCCGGAAAAATAAACTCACGGACACGCCTTGTCTTTATAGCCAATCCGAACAATCCTACCGGAACTATGTCAACGGCTCAGGAGGTCAGGGACTTCATGAAGGAAGTTCCGCAGGACGTTATGGTCGTCTTTGATGAGGCCTATGCGGAATATGTGACATCAGATCAATATCCTGATTCACTCGGCTACCTGAGAGACGGGCGTAATGTAACTATTCTGCGCACCTTTTCAAAGATCTACGGACTGGCCGGACTGCGCATAGGATATGGCCTGACTACTGTTGAAATGGCGGACATGATGAACAGGGTCAGACAGCCCTTCAATACCAATGCCCTTGCACAGGTTGCGGCGCTTGCTGCCCTTGAAGATGAGAGGCATGTGGAGGAGAGCCGCCGGATAAACGGGGAAGGAAAGGAATATCTGTACAAAGAGTTTGAATCAATGGGAATCAGGTATATACCCACTGAGGCAAACTTCATCTATTTCCGGGCCGATGATGGCAGGGCGATATTTGATGCTATGCTGAAAGAAGGGATTATTATCAGACATATGGGCGGGCGCGATTTAAGGGTTACCATAGGACTGCCGGAAGAGAACAGAAAATTTACAGCAGCGCTGAGGAAGGTGCTGGGGATCATTTGA